One Primulina eburnea isolate SZY01 chromosome 4, ASM2296580v1, whole genome shotgun sequence genomic window, TCTTTTGACTTTCCACATCCTTGAGTTAGTTGGAGACTCTTGGTTCTCTTTATTCTTGAATTAATTGCAAGATTAATCAATTAATCTTGCATGAATTTTTGTGGGGTGTATTCAATGTAGAGATTTAATGACTTTCAATGACTTTTTAAAATGATAGATTTCGGTGGATTTGGTAGATTTTTATTGACTCTTGTAGAATTTCACAGATTTGTAATCAGAATTCCATGGACTTTTGTAgactttttgcaagattttgatagactttttgcaagattttgatatatatttgcAAATTTATTTGAACTAATAattctttaatataaataacatcttcaatttgaaataaatttacttatttacaACGTAAATATGTtcagtttatgaaaaataaatcacaattcAATTTATAAAATTCAATATCTAAATCCTTCGAGTAGTCAATTCAAcatacataattaattaatcaataaatatttagttgataaacacatataaaaatttaagtatatatatataatttaatatcaatataagataaataattaatcaaaacaatatgaaatttaataaattttggaCAGTGTTATGAAAAAAAGCTAAGGTTCGTTGTTGTAAATATGATCAACGTCACTCcacatttgatttgatatagtatCCCTCCATGCATTTGCATTTGCTCGTTGTTGTTCTTGAGTGTCAAATATTTGATCAAAGTTGTTATCTTTATAAACTTGTTCTGATGAAGGTTGTGGAACTTGATTCTCTGGTTCAACTGGAAATTCATCAGATCGACATTCCTTCCAAAGAAAATTGTGCAATCCGGCACAAGCCAATACAAGCTCCGTCTGCGTTGTATATGGAAATGGAGGagctattttgaatattttgaacCGCGATTTAAATATACCAAATATCCTCTCAATGACGTTTCTCAAAGAGGCATGACGAAGATTGAACAATTCTTTTGCATCTCCAGGATGACAAACTTGGCCAGTGAATTCTTGGAGATGTATCACGAACACCTCTAAAAGGAGCCAAGAATTGACGTCGATTTGCATATCCACAATCCACTAaaaaaatttacctatcaaaCCATATTTGTAGAATCAAGTAAGCAATGGATAACACATATAATCTTGGAAATTACAAAATGTTTAAATAAGTAacatataaaacaaaaaaacataCCTTGTGGCACTTTAAGCCCgttatttcttgataaagcatCTGTCAATATGTTTGAATCATGGGCAGATCCCTCCCACCCACTGAGCACGTAAATAAATTCTAAATCAAAGTTACAAGCTGCTAAAACATTTTGAGAAATTGTCCCATGACGATTACGATAACTGTTAGTATCATGCCCGAACACTGTTGCTGGAATATGAGTGCCATCAATAGCCCCAATGCAATTCTACaataataaaaacataataaaaattgtggtacttataataataacatttaaaaagaATTTAATCACTTActttaaaataaggataaaatcTTGTACTCTCTCTTATTTTTTCTGGAACTACAGATCCAGGTTTGACCATCATATCTTCTGCAATGCAATTCAATGCTCTCAACaccttgttgaagttttggCTAGTATTGTATTGTGATCGACCAAATATTTTACGAATCAAGCAATATCGATTATTTTGACCGACAACAAAAAGCATGACAAGCATTTCTTCAATACAAATATACCTTGTATCTTGAAATGGTGTTTTTTCTCTAAGTATGTTgcacaattttaaaaatacgTCAGGATACATTCTATAGATTTCTCGAAAGTTTGTTGGAtcctcttttaatattttatggaTATAATCGTATCCACTTGAAGTTATTGGTCCTCTATTTATGGGACGATGGACACGTTCGTCATTCATGTTAGTTATATGCTTAGTTAGCACACAGAGGATCCCAAGAATTTCCTTCAATAAATAGCTAAAAGCTTCGTGCAATTTTTCTTCGAATTCTTCTTGTTCTTCCATTTGATCTTCTACATCATGTACGTTGATGTATGACATTTAAATGAACCACCTGATATCAGACAAGGAATTAGAGTAAAAAAAATCTATGAATTTATTGATTCCatgtaaaatttaaaacttatataaataatccaaaaatccacaatcagaaaagaaataaaaagaaTATATCCAGAAATTGTATCACAATATAAGTCATTATTGATAATGTCCCTAAAAATACTCATTCATTTAATTTATAGTCTATCCATCCCGAACGCTCTTCAATTGTC contains:
- the LOC140830140 gene encoding uncharacterized protein, giving the protein MVKPGSVVPEKIRESTRFYPYFKNCIGAIDGTHIPATVFGHDTNSYRNRHGTISQNVLAACNFDLEFIYVLSGWEGSAHDSNILTDALSRNNGLKVPQENQVPQPSSEQVYKDNNFDQIFDTQEQQRANANAWRDTISNQMWSDSVDSSI